The proteins below are encoded in one region of Dromaius novaehollandiae isolate bDroNov1 chromosome 9, bDroNov1.hap1, whole genome shotgun sequence:
- the LRRC31 gene encoding leucine-rich repeat-containing protein 31 isoform X1 has product MEKTGNAQSRQEKCEEDVPKSSPFDFVIKQFKGKKSSPGKRKEQPSAARKVFGGLDFVKSEVKDRRETEETEINRADDQNEKEDLSTQDGPSHLISEAESPSGKQRFNQFMQKLGKKPNSKNLDLNNCALSETDVTELASLLPFLPELEEISLSWNGGVGGSLKALTVQLHHVNLLKVLRLNNCRLTAEDVTSLGEAFEIVPQLEELDLSWNSNIGGKLSLLTKKLQKGCKIKFLKITDCNLTAKDGESLAQILNVIPNLEVLDLSVNKHIGCSMKIIAQDLKNVPGLKELNLHMCGLKQDSLQGLDTALQHLAELRKLDVSCNREIGGGFKDSTAHLASLKNLEVLDLHQCCVTEEDMTVLSQVIPLLSSLQELNLSSNKNIGVSSEPLLSRLRFLPKLKSVAISNCCLREESFSSLAEAALHLPELEILDLSWNKCVGGNLKLLLEVLKLATEIQVLRLSSCNLVAEDLALLMLLTQDGHLARLQKLDLSYNDNICDEGWAVFCKGLAVFKELSELDVSLRPSSCRDCGMWFSELLAALTKLPALAELGMQRWVLSESQRKQLESFNQDNKRSIRFDC; this is encoded by the exons ATGGAAAAGACAG GGAATGCTCAGAGCCGCCAAGAAAAGTGTGAAGAGGACGTCCCAAAGAGTTCCCCATTTGACTTTGTTATAAAACAGTTCAAAGGGAAGAAATCCtctcctggaaaaagaaaagagcagcctTCAGCCGCCAGAAAAGTATTTGGGGGCTTGGACTTTGTGAAATCCGAAGTCAAGGACAGGAGGGAgactgaagaaacagaaataaacagagCTGATGATCAGAATGAGAAGGAAGATCTCTCTACACAAG ATGGACCTTCACATCTTATTTCTGAAGCAGAGTCACCATCTGGTAAGCAGAGATTTAACCAGTTCATGCAGAAGCTGGGAAAGAAACCCAACAGCAAGAATCTGGATCTAAATAATTGTGCTTTAAGTGAAACAGATGTAACAGAGCTGG cttctttACTGCCATTTCTCCCAGAGCTGGAAGAGATCAGCCTGTCCTGGAATGGTGGCGTTGGAGGGTCTTTGAAAGCTCTCACTGTTCAGCTCCATCATGTGAACCTATTAAAAGTTCTTCGACTTAACAACTGCAGGCTGACAGCTGAGGATGTCACTTCCTTAG GAGAAGCATTTGAAATTGTTCCTCAGCTTGAAGAACTGGATTTATCATGGAACAGTAACATAGGTGGAAAACTATCGCTCCTGACAAAAAAACTCCAGAAAGGTTGCAAgataaaatttctgaaaattacaGATTGTAACCTGACAGCAAAGGATGGAGAATCTCTTG ctcAAATTCTAAACGTGATCCCAAACCTTGAAGTGTTAGATCTCTCTGTCAACAAACACATTGGCTGCAGCATGAAGATTATTGCTCAGGATCTGAAAAATGTGCCAGGCTTGAAAGAGTTAAACTTGCATATGTGTGGATTAAAGCAAGACAGCCTCCAGGGCTTAG ATACTGCTTTACAGCACCTTGCAGAGCTAAGAAAATTAGACGTATCGTGTAACAGAGAGATTGGTGGTGGCTTTAAAGACTCAACAGCTCATTTGGCCAGCTTGAAAAATCTTGAAGTCCTTGATCTCCACCAGTGCTGTGTAACAGAAGAGGACATGACTGTTCTGT cCCAGGTGATCCCTTTACTCTCCAGTCTTCAAGAGCTGAATTTATCCTCGAATAAAAACATAGGAGTCTCATCTGAGCCTCTTCTCAGCAGGCTCAGATTTTTACCAAAGTTGAAGTCTGTGGCCATCAGCAATTGCTGTTTACGAGAAGAGTCCTTTTCATCACTAG CTGAGGCTGCCCTTCACCTTCCTGAACTGGAGATATTAGACCTTTCTTGGAATAAGTGCGTTGGTGGGAACCTAAAGCTGCTTTTGGAAGTGCTAAAGCTTGCAACGGAGATTCAAGTGTTAAGACTGAGCAGCTGTAACTTGGTGGCTGAAGATTTGGCACTTCTAA TGTTACTGACACAGGATGGTCATCTAGCCAGATTACAGAAGCTGGACTTGAGTTATAATGACAACATCTGTGATGAAGGGTGGGCCGTTTTCTGTAAAGGCTTGGCAGTATTCAAAGAACTGTCAGAGTTAGATGTCAGTCTTCGCCCATCATCTTGCCGTGACTGTGGGATGTGGTTCAGTGAGTTGTTAGCAGCACTGACAAAGCTGCCTGCATTGGCAGAGCTGGGGATGCAAAGATGGGTCCTTTCAGAATCGCAGCGGAAACAACTGGAAAGCTTTAACCAAGACAACAAAAGAAGCATTCGTTTTGACTGTTGA
- the LRRC31 gene encoding leucine-rich repeat-containing protein 31 isoform X4 produces the protein MQKLGKKPNSKNLDLNNCALSETDVTELASLLPFLPELEEISLSWNGGVGGSLKALTVQLHHVNLLKVLRLNNCRLTAEDVTSLGEAFEIVPQLEELDLSWNSNIGGKLSLLTKKLQKGCKIKFLKITDCNLTAKDGESLAQILNVIPNLEVLDLSVNKHIGCSMKIIAQDLKNVPGLKELNLHMCGLKQDSLQGLDTALQHLAELRKLDVSCNREIGGGFKDSTAHLASLKNLEVLDLHQCCVTEEDMTVLSQVIPLLSSLQELNLSSNKNIGVSSEPLLSRLRFLPKLKSVAISNCCLREESFSSLAEAALHLPELEILDLSWNKCVGGNLKLLLEVLKLATEIQVLRLSSCNLVAEDLALLMLLTQDGHLARLQKLDLSYNDNICDEGWAVFCKGLAVFKELSELDVSLRPSSCRDCGMWFSELLAALTKLPALAELGMQRWVLSESQRKQLESFNQDNKRSIRFDC, from the exons ATGCAGAAGCTGGGAAAGAAACCCAACAGCAAGAATCTGGATCTAAATAATTGTGCTTTAAGTGAAACAGATGTAACAGAGCTGG cttctttACTGCCATTTCTCCCAGAGCTGGAAGAGATCAGCCTGTCCTGGAATGGTGGCGTTGGAGGGTCTTTGAAAGCTCTCACTGTTCAGCTCCATCATGTGAACCTATTAAAAGTTCTTCGACTTAACAACTGCAGGCTGACAGCTGAGGATGTCACTTCCTTAG GAGAAGCATTTGAAATTGTTCCTCAGCTTGAAGAACTGGATTTATCATGGAACAGTAACATAGGTGGAAAACTATCGCTCCTGACAAAAAAACTCCAGAAAGGTTGCAAgataaaatttctgaaaattacaGATTGTAACCTGACAGCAAAGGATGGAGAATCTCTTG ctcAAATTCTAAACGTGATCCCAAACCTTGAAGTGTTAGATCTCTCTGTCAACAAACACATTGGCTGCAGCATGAAGATTATTGCTCAGGATCTGAAAAATGTGCCAGGCTTGAAAGAGTTAAACTTGCATATGTGTGGATTAAAGCAAGACAGCCTCCAGGGCTTAG ATACTGCTTTACAGCACCTTGCAGAGCTAAGAAAATTAGACGTATCGTGTAACAGAGAGATTGGTGGTGGCTTTAAAGACTCAACAGCTCATTTGGCCAGCTTGAAAAATCTTGAAGTCCTTGATCTCCACCAGTGCTGTGTAACAGAAGAGGACATGACTGTTCTGT cCCAGGTGATCCCTTTACTCTCCAGTCTTCAAGAGCTGAATTTATCCTCGAATAAAAACATAGGAGTCTCATCTGAGCCTCTTCTCAGCAGGCTCAGATTTTTACCAAAGTTGAAGTCTGTGGCCATCAGCAATTGCTGTTTACGAGAAGAGTCCTTTTCATCACTAG CTGAGGCTGCCCTTCACCTTCCTGAACTGGAGATATTAGACCTTTCTTGGAATAAGTGCGTTGGTGGGAACCTAAAGCTGCTTTTGGAAGTGCTAAAGCTTGCAACGGAGATTCAAGTGTTAAGACTGAGCAGCTGTAACTTGGTGGCTGAAGATTTGGCACTTCTAA TGTTACTGACACAGGATGGTCATCTAGCCAGATTACAGAAGCTGGACTTGAGTTATAATGACAACATCTGTGATGAAGGGTGGGCCGTTTTCTGTAAAGGCTTGGCAGTATTCAAAGAACTGTCAGAGTTAGATGTCAGTCTTCGCCCATCATCTTGCCGTGACTGTGGGATGTGGTTCAGTGAGTTGTTAGCAGCACTGACAAAGCTGCCTGCATTGGCAGAGCTGGGGATGCAAAGATGGGTCCTTTCAGAATCGCAGCGGAAACAACTGGAAAGCTTTAACCAAGACAACAAAAGAAGCATTCGTTTTGACTGTTGA
- the LRRC31 gene encoding leucine-rich repeat-containing protein 31 isoform X3 produces MEKTGNAQSRQEKCEEDVPKSSPFDFVIKQFKGKKSSPGKRKEQPSAARKVFGGLDFVKSEVKDRRETEETEINRADDQNEKEDLSTQDGPSHLISEAESPSGKQRFNQFMQKLGKKPNSKNLDLNNCALSETDVTELASLLPFLPELEEISLSWNGGVGGSLKALTVQLHHVNLLKVLRLNNCRLTAEDVTSLGEAFEIVPQLEELDLSWNSNIGGKLSLLTKKLQKGCKIKFLKITDCNLTAKDGESLAQILNVIPNLEVLDLSVNKHIGCSMKIIAQDLKNVPGLKELNLHMCGLKQDSLQGLDTALQHLAELRKLDVSCNREIGGGFKDSTAHLASLKNLEVLDLHQCCVTEEDMTVLSQVIPLLSSLQELNLSSNKNIGVSSEPLLSRLRFLPKLKSVAISNCCLREESFSSLVLLTQDGHLARLQKLDLSYNDNICDEGWAVFCKGLAVFKELSELDVSLRPSSCRDCGMWFSELLAALTKLPALAELGMQRWVLSESQRKQLESFNQDNKRSIRFDC; encoded by the exons ATGGAAAAGACAG GGAATGCTCAGAGCCGCCAAGAAAAGTGTGAAGAGGACGTCCCAAAGAGTTCCCCATTTGACTTTGTTATAAAACAGTTCAAAGGGAAGAAATCCtctcctggaaaaagaaaagagcagcctTCAGCCGCCAGAAAAGTATTTGGGGGCTTGGACTTTGTGAAATCCGAAGTCAAGGACAGGAGGGAgactgaagaaacagaaataaacagagCTGATGATCAGAATGAGAAGGAAGATCTCTCTACACAAG ATGGACCTTCACATCTTATTTCTGAAGCAGAGTCACCATCTGGTAAGCAGAGATTTAACCAGTTCATGCAGAAGCTGGGAAAGAAACCCAACAGCAAGAATCTGGATCTAAATAATTGTGCTTTAAGTGAAACAGATGTAACAGAGCTGG cttctttACTGCCATTTCTCCCAGAGCTGGAAGAGATCAGCCTGTCCTGGAATGGTGGCGTTGGAGGGTCTTTGAAAGCTCTCACTGTTCAGCTCCATCATGTGAACCTATTAAAAGTTCTTCGACTTAACAACTGCAGGCTGACAGCTGAGGATGTCACTTCCTTAG GAGAAGCATTTGAAATTGTTCCTCAGCTTGAAGAACTGGATTTATCATGGAACAGTAACATAGGTGGAAAACTATCGCTCCTGACAAAAAAACTCCAGAAAGGTTGCAAgataaaatttctgaaaattacaGATTGTAACCTGACAGCAAAGGATGGAGAATCTCTTG ctcAAATTCTAAACGTGATCCCAAACCTTGAAGTGTTAGATCTCTCTGTCAACAAACACATTGGCTGCAGCATGAAGATTATTGCTCAGGATCTGAAAAATGTGCCAGGCTTGAAAGAGTTAAACTTGCATATGTGTGGATTAAAGCAAGACAGCCTCCAGGGCTTAG ATACTGCTTTACAGCACCTTGCAGAGCTAAGAAAATTAGACGTATCGTGTAACAGAGAGATTGGTGGTGGCTTTAAAGACTCAACAGCTCATTTGGCCAGCTTGAAAAATCTTGAAGTCCTTGATCTCCACCAGTGCTGTGTAACAGAAGAGGACATGACTGTTCTGT cCCAGGTGATCCCTTTACTCTCCAGTCTTCAAGAGCTGAATTTATCCTCGAATAAAAACATAGGAGTCTCATCTGAGCCTCTTCTCAGCAGGCTCAGATTTTTACCAAAGTTGAAGTCTGTGGCCATCAGCAATTGCTGTTTACGAGAAGAGTCCTTTTCATCACTAG TGTTACTGACACAGGATGGTCATCTAGCCAGATTACAGAAGCTGGACTTGAGTTATAATGACAACATCTGTGATGAAGGGTGGGCCGTTTTCTGTAAAGGCTTGGCAGTATTCAAAGAACTGTCAGAGTTAGATGTCAGTCTTCGCCCATCATCTTGCCGTGACTGTGGGATGTGGTTCAGTGAGTTGTTAGCAGCACTGACAAAGCTGCCTGCATTGGCAGAGCTGGGGATGCAAAGATGGGTCCTTTCAGAATCGCAGCGGAAACAACTGGAAAGCTTTAACCAAGACAACAAAAGAAGCATTCGTTTTGACTGTTGA
- the LRRC31 gene encoding leucine-rich repeat-containing protein 31 isoform X2: MANRNAQSRQEKCEEDVPKSSPFDFVIKQFKGKKSSPGKRKEQPSAARKVFGGLDFVKSEVKDRRETEETEINRADDQNEKEDLSTQDGPSHLISEAESPSGKQRFNQFMQKLGKKPNSKNLDLNNCALSETDVTELASLLPFLPELEEISLSWNGGVGGSLKALTVQLHHVNLLKVLRLNNCRLTAEDVTSLGEAFEIVPQLEELDLSWNSNIGGKLSLLTKKLQKGCKIKFLKITDCNLTAKDGESLAQILNVIPNLEVLDLSVNKHIGCSMKIIAQDLKNVPGLKELNLHMCGLKQDSLQGLDTALQHLAELRKLDVSCNREIGGGFKDSTAHLASLKNLEVLDLHQCCVTEEDMTVLSQVIPLLSSLQELNLSSNKNIGVSSEPLLSRLRFLPKLKSVAISNCCLREESFSSLAEAALHLPELEILDLSWNKCVGGNLKLLLEVLKLATEIQVLRLSSCNLVAEDLALLMLLTQDGHLARLQKLDLSYNDNICDEGWAVFCKGLAVFKELSELDVSLRPSSCRDCGMWFSELLAALTKLPALAELGMQRWVLSESQRKQLESFNQDNKRSIRFDC, from the exons ATGGCAAACA GGAATGCTCAGAGCCGCCAAGAAAAGTGTGAAGAGGACGTCCCAAAGAGTTCCCCATTTGACTTTGTTATAAAACAGTTCAAAGGGAAGAAATCCtctcctggaaaaagaaaagagcagcctTCAGCCGCCAGAAAAGTATTTGGGGGCTTGGACTTTGTGAAATCCGAAGTCAAGGACAGGAGGGAgactgaagaaacagaaataaacagagCTGATGATCAGAATGAGAAGGAAGATCTCTCTACACAAG ATGGACCTTCACATCTTATTTCTGAAGCAGAGTCACCATCTGGTAAGCAGAGATTTAACCAGTTCATGCAGAAGCTGGGAAAGAAACCCAACAGCAAGAATCTGGATCTAAATAATTGTGCTTTAAGTGAAACAGATGTAACAGAGCTGG cttctttACTGCCATTTCTCCCAGAGCTGGAAGAGATCAGCCTGTCCTGGAATGGTGGCGTTGGAGGGTCTTTGAAAGCTCTCACTGTTCAGCTCCATCATGTGAACCTATTAAAAGTTCTTCGACTTAACAACTGCAGGCTGACAGCTGAGGATGTCACTTCCTTAG GAGAAGCATTTGAAATTGTTCCTCAGCTTGAAGAACTGGATTTATCATGGAACAGTAACATAGGTGGAAAACTATCGCTCCTGACAAAAAAACTCCAGAAAGGTTGCAAgataaaatttctgaaaattacaGATTGTAACCTGACAGCAAAGGATGGAGAATCTCTTG ctcAAATTCTAAACGTGATCCCAAACCTTGAAGTGTTAGATCTCTCTGTCAACAAACACATTGGCTGCAGCATGAAGATTATTGCTCAGGATCTGAAAAATGTGCCAGGCTTGAAAGAGTTAAACTTGCATATGTGTGGATTAAAGCAAGACAGCCTCCAGGGCTTAG ATACTGCTTTACAGCACCTTGCAGAGCTAAGAAAATTAGACGTATCGTGTAACAGAGAGATTGGTGGTGGCTTTAAAGACTCAACAGCTCATTTGGCCAGCTTGAAAAATCTTGAAGTCCTTGATCTCCACCAGTGCTGTGTAACAGAAGAGGACATGACTGTTCTGT cCCAGGTGATCCCTTTACTCTCCAGTCTTCAAGAGCTGAATTTATCCTCGAATAAAAACATAGGAGTCTCATCTGAGCCTCTTCTCAGCAGGCTCAGATTTTTACCAAAGTTGAAGTCTGTGGCCATCAGCAATTGCTGTTTACGAGAAGAGTCCTTTTCATCACTAG CTGAGGCTGCCCTTCACCTTCCTGAACTGGAGATATTAGACCTTTCTTGGAATAAGTGCGTTGGTGGGAACCTAAAGCTGCTTTTGGAAGTGCTAAAGCTTGCAACGGAGATTCAAGTGTTAAGACTGAGCAGCTGTAACTTGGTGGCTGAAGATTTGGCACTTCTAA TGTTACTGACACAGGATGGTCATCTAGCCAGATTACAGAAGCTGGACTTGAGTTATAATGACAACATCTGTGATGAAGGGTGGGCCGTTTTCTGTAAAGGCTTGGCAGTATTCAAAGAACTGTCAGAGTTAGATGTCAGTCTTCGCCCATCATCTTGCCGTGACTGTGGGATGTGGTTCAGTGAGTTGTTAGCAGCACTGACAAAGCTGCCTGCATTGGCAGAGCTGGGGATGCAAAGATGGGTCCTTTCAGAATCGCAGCGGAAACAACTGGAAAGCTTTAACCAAGACAACAAAAGAAGCATTCGTTTTGACTGTTGA